In the Nocardioides panaciterrulae genome, CAGGCCCCACGCGGAGTTGTTGCCCAGCACCATCACCACCGGCAGCCCGTGGCGGACCAGCGTGTCGACGTCCATCAGCGAGAACCCCGCGGCCCCGTCGCCGAGCAGCAGCACGACCTGGGCCGAGGGGCGGGCCAGCCGGGCCGCGATCGCGGCGCCCAGCCCGGCGCCCAGGCACCCGTACGGGCCGGGATCGAGCCAGCACCCGGGCCGGCGCGGCTCGACGAACTTGCCGGCGAAGCTGACGAAGTCGCCCCCGTCGCCGATCACCACCGCGTCGTAGGCGAGGCGGGGGACCAGCTCGCCGTAGATCCGGGCCGGGTGGATCGGATCGGCCTCGGCGGCGAGCAGCTCGGCGTCGCGGGCGGTGGCGGCCGCCACCGCGCCCTGGAGGTCGTCCACCCACGCCGACCAGTCGGGACGGCGGTCGACCCGGTCCAGGGCCGCGAGCAGGCCGTCGAGGCACCGGCTGAGGTCGCCCGCCAGCGACACCGCGAGGTCGGCGTGCGTCGCGACCTGGCCGGGGGAGTCGGCGACGTGCACGACCGGCGCCGGAGTGCCTCCGTCCTTGCCCCCGAACGTGCCGTAGCCGAGCCGGAAGTCCAGGGGGGTGCCGACCACGACCACCAGGTCGCTGCCGCCGAGCGCCCGGCCACGCGCCTTGGTGACCAGCAGCGGGTGGCCGCCGGGCACGACGCCGCGGCCCATCCCGTTGGTGATCGCGGGCAGGCCCGCCTCCTCGACGAGGCGCAGCGCGGCCTCCTCCGCGCCGTCGGCCCAGACGTCGGTGCCGAGCACCAGCACCGGGCGCCGGGCGCCGGCCAGCAGCTCGGCGACCCGGGTGAGGGCGTCCGGGTCCGGCTCCGCGCCCCCGGCGGCCGCTGGGTCGGCCCCGGGGCTGGGCACCACCCCGGCGGCCGGGGCGAACAGCTCGTCCATGGGCACGTCGACGAAGACCGGCCCGCGGTGGGCGGACCCGGCCAGCGTGAAGGCCTCGTGCACCCCGGCGAGCACGTCGCCCGCGTGGTGCAGCGTGCGGGCCTGCTTGGCCACCGGCCCGATGATCGGCGGCTGGTCGAGCTCCTGCAGGCTGCCGCTGCCCCAGCGGTTGGCCGGGGCGCGCCCGCCGAGGACCACCATCGGCGACCCGGAGAACTGCGCCTGGGCGATCGCGCTCACCGCGTTGGTGACGCCCGGTCCGGCGGTCAGCACCGCCAGCCCGGGGACCCGGGTCAGCTTCCCGGTGGCCTCCGCGGCGAAGGCGGCGGTCTGCTCGTGGCGCACGTCGAGCAGCCGCAGCGGCGGGTCGGCCTTCACGGCCCCGTCGTACATCGGGAAGACGTGGGCGCCGGAGAGCGTGAACATCGTCTCCACGCCGTGGGCGCGGGCCACCGCCACCGCCAGGTCCCCGGCATGGCCGCTGAGGGTCCCGGCCGCCGACGCCCCGCTGCCGCTTGAGGTGCCGCCCGAGGTGCCGTCGGGGGAGTCGCCCGGGCCCTCGCTGGGGGTCGATCCGTCGTCCGTGCGGGTTCCGGCGTCGCTCATGCGGGCAGGTTACTCGGCGTGGTTACCCGGGCGTAGGCAGGAGGAAGTCGGGGTTCGTGGCCTTCAGCGCCTGCACCAGCACCAGGAGCAGGTCCGCGCGGACCTCGGGCGGCCGGGGGCCGAGCGCGAGCTGCAGGTGGAGCGCGCGCAGGAACGCCTGCGCGTTGCCGCCGACCAGGAACGGGTCGCGATCGTCGTAGGACGCCCGGGTGCCGGCGGCGGCCGCCACCCGGGCGATCCAGGGCTCGAGGACCCGCTCGGGCACCAGGTTGCGGCGCAGCACCTTCATGGTCGCCCGGGCCAGCCGGTCGGGCTCGCCGGAGGTGAACAGGGTGTCGACGGGCAGCAGCACCCGGTCGGCGATGACGTCGAGCACCACGGTCAGCTCGGGGGTGTTGAGGTGCGGTGACTCCGCGAGCGTGCCGAGCGCGTCGGCGCCGTGGGCGACCGCGTGCGCCCAGCCGCTGCCGGTCACGTGGCCGCGCAGGTCGCGCTCGCGCAGCAGCCAGGTGGCGATCCGGTCGCCCCACTCGAGGATCTTGCCGCCGGGGAGCAGCGGGCGGCCGTTGTCGCGGGCGATGCACTCGGCCAGCACCAGCACCGAGAAGCTGCGGCGGAAGACCGAGTCGGTGCCCCGCTCCCCGAGGCCCACCTGCAGGCCGGCGGCCATGCCGTCGCCGAGGCCGGCGAGCAGGTCGTCGTAGACGCCGCGGTCGATCCAGGTCGCCAGCGTGGGGTAGGCGGTGCCGTCGCGGTCGGCCGGGTCGGCCGACCCGAGCATCCGGGTCAGCTCGGCGGTGAGGTCGTCCAGGGGGCGGTCCGTCGGGACTGCGAGGCCGCCCGCGTGCACCTGGCTCCAGTACGACCCCGACATGGCCTCCATCCTGCCAAAGCCCGAGCGCCGGCCGCTCCCCGAGGTCCCGGGTGATAGATCTTGTCCGTGCCGTCCCTGAGCGAGCTGGTCCGCAGCCACACGGACCTCGACGTCGACGACGTCGCCTGGCTGCAGCTGCTCCAGGCCGACTGGCAGATCATCGCCGACCTGTCCTTCGCCGACCTCGTGCTGTGGTTGCCGGACCGGGAGGGGCAGGGCTTCTGGGCGGGCGCCCAGATGCGGCCCACCACCGGGCCCACGGCGTACGTCGACGACGTGGTCGGCACGTTCGTGCCGGCCGGCCGGCGGCCGATGCTCGACGCCGCCTGGACGCAGGGCCGGCTGGTCCGCGAGGGCGACCCCGAGTGGCGCGACGACGTGCCGGTGCGGGTGGAGACGATCCCGGTGCGCCGCGGCGCCCGGGTGATCGCGGTGGTCGCCCGGAACACCAACCTGCTGGGCGTGCGCACCCCCAGCCGGCTGGAGCTGTCCTACCTGCAGACCGCGGCCGACCTGACCCAGATGATCGCCCACGGCTACTTCCCGGATCAGGGACCACGCAGCGACCACGCGGACTCCCCGCGGGTCGGCGACGGCTTCCTACGCGTGGACGCCCAGGG is a window encoding:
- a CDS encoding acetolactate synthase, with protein sequence MSDAGTRTDDGSTPSEGPGDSPDGTSGGTSSGSGASAAGTLSGHAGDLAVAVARAHGVETMFTLSGAHVFPMYDGAVKADPPLRLLDVRHEQTAAFAAEATGKLTRVPGLAVLTAGPGVTNAVSAIAQAQFSGSPMVVLGGRAPANRWGSGSLQELDQPPIIGPVAKQARTLHHAGDVLAGVHEAFTLAGSAHRGPVFVDVPMDELFAPAAGVVPSPGADPAAAGGAEPDPDALTRVAELLAGARRPVLVLGTDVWADGAEEAALRLVEEAGLPAITNGMGRGVVPGGHPLLVTKARGRALGGSDLVVVVGTPLDFRLGYGTFGGKDGGTPAPVVHVADSPGQVATHADLAVSLAGDLSRCLDGLLAALDRVDRRPDWSAWVDDLQGAVAAATARDAELLAAEADPIHPARIYGELVPRLAYDAVVIGDGGDFVSFAGKFVEPRRPGCWLDPGPYGCLGAGLGAAIAARLARPSAQVVLLLGDGAAGFSLMDVDTLVRHGLPVVMVLGNNSAWGLEKGPMQMLYGYDVAADLAPRTAYDEVVRALGGAGETVTDPRGIGPALDRAFAADVPYLVNVITDVGAAYPRATFGI
- a CDS encoding DUF2785 domain-containing protein yields the protein MSGSYWSQVHAGGLAVPTDRPLDDLTAELTRMLGSADPADRDGTAYPTLATWIDRGVYDDLLAGLGDGMAAGLQVGLGERGTDSVFRRSFSVLVLAECIARDNGRPLLPGGKILEWGDRIATWLLRERDLRGHVTGSGWAHAVAHGADALGTLAESPHLNTPELTVVLDVIADRVLLPVDTLFTSGEPDRLARATMKVLRRNLVPERVLEPWIARVAAAAGTRASYDDRDPFLVGGNAQAFLRALHLQLALGPRPPEVRADLLLVLVQALKATNPDFLLPTPG